The genomic segment AACTACGAAATAACTGTTTTTGCTGTGAGCATCCATCCCTATATATTTCATGATGCAGCGCCTCCTTCTCTGGCTGATTAACGTTGGCAAACCAAAATTAACCAGGGAGGGCGCTGCTTTTTCATATATTGTCTTCGCGGTCACTCATTTTTCGCTGCCTATTTGTATATTTCCCAACTTCAGGTAAATAAAATTAAAGAATTTCGTTATCGGATAGTGGATAATCAAGTAGTGGATTATGCAAAAATTTCAGCTGGATCCACAGTCCTCAAAACGAATGAGGTATTCACCTTTTGTTATTTCGACTACCTCAAATCTTTTAAGGCATTTGAAGCTCATGTTCTGGAGCAAATAGAAAACTGCCGCCAGCCGGAAAGCCTTCTGGATGACCATGATCATAATTTGGCACAAGTACATTACTCGGTGATTCCCTGGGTTCATTTTCGGGGATTGAGTCACCCCAGAAACTATGGAATTGGAGACAGCATCCCCAAGATTGTATTTGGAAAATATGTCAGCGATAATGGGTCCACAAGCATGCCAATTTCAATAGAAGCCCACCACGCTCTCATGGATGGTTTTCACATGGGACAGTATTTTGAAGGCTTTCAGTCTTGTGCTAACTTGCCGGAAAATATTTTAGAAGGCTAGACTTGGAATATAATATAATTCATCATGGAACCGATGCCTACGAGGCATCCCTCAAATTGAGGCATCAAATCCTTAGAAAACCGATTGGGATGGATCTTTTTGATGGTTCATATGATGACTTGAGCCAGGAATCCCGTTATTATCATTTTGGTGCCTTTGACGACAGTGGTGAATTGGTCTCCAGTGTCATTGGGATTCCCACCGCCACTCATGAAGTGCGTATCAAGCAAATGGTTGTTTCTGAGGACCACCAGAACCAGGGTGTGGGCAAAAGACTTTTCATGGCATTTGAAGCCTATCTGTTAAATCTTGGATTTCAGATTTTCGTGCTTCACGCACGGATGAGTGCCCATGGGTTTTATTTGAATATGGGTTATGCAATTGTGGGAAATGAATTCCAGGAGGTCGGCCTTCCGCACTATAAGATGAGTAAAACCTTTAGACCTCATCCCGACTAAAATCAAATCTTCAGCAGGGCTATTTCACCAATAGGCATTTTCCTGAAAGTTCCTGATTTCCCAATGTCGCTTTAAAAACATAAACCCCACTGGGAAGATTATTTGCCTCCCAATTGAGAATGAGACTACCAGGTCTGGCATCCTGTTTCAGACTGTCCACTTCACGACCATCCAGACTATAGAGACGCAACTCGAGAATACCAGCTTCCTGAATACTGAATCGGAAGCTTGTGCTGGCATTGAAGGGATTTGGGAAATGATCCTCTAAATGAAACATTTTTGGATTGATTGGTCGCGACTCTTTGACTTCACTGGAAATAAAGTTCACCCTGAAGTCGTCAAAATAGAGACTTCCTGAGTTCTTATTATTGTCGTCCGTTTCAGCCAGATAAATTTTTGTCCAGGTGATGGGAAAGCTCAGGAGAGCATTTGGGTTGCCCCAGTGAGGTACTGCTTCTGTGAGCATGATGGTGATTTCTTGCCACTCATTGTCCCAGTTAATACCTGGAGCTGCATCTGTAAAATTGAGAATGAATTTTTCGTTGTTGGCGTTTTTAAATTCACCTCGAATCCAGTGTGCAGAATTGTCGCCATAAACCTGTATTGAGACCGACTCAGGTGTTCCGGAAATAGGTATATTGCAATTCATGTAGAGTACACTGGTACCACCTGTCACCAGGCTATAATTCAATTTTCCAGAAGATGGTGCTGAGACAAATTGATCTGTATCTGGGACGAAACTACATTCTGACAAATTTATGACAGCACCGCTAAGCGTAAAATTGCTGGTATTGTTAAAGTTGTCCAGGATGACTGATGTGGAGCTGCCCACCAGCAAAGGTACAGACCCGCTTACACCCCGATATGATGCTTCAATCGAGCCAGAGCCAGCATTCTGTGCGAATACGGCCCCATCTGAGGATATGGTAGCAATATCAGGTGTTACCCACCAGTCATATGACTCATAGTCCACCTGGATCAGGTTATCAAAACCATCCCGGGCTTCAGCGCTCATGAGCTGGATATTGCCAATTTCCAGTACGACTGGATCTGGGGTGAGCACGAGACTGGCTATGTCTGTTACATGTACCAGCATGGTATCATTAATAATCCCATGTTGTGCAATTACCAACCCACTGGATTCAGTATCAGAAGCAGTGAATAGACCTGTTTCTGAAATTGAACCAATTTGTGCGTCACAGAACCAGAGAATTGAATCACTATCTACAGTAACCGGGTTATAGTAGCTGTCAGTTCCTGTGACATGGAATTGAATTTGACTTTCTACAAGGGTAAAGGTTTCCTCCCAGGGTAAGTTGATATATGCCAGCGGTCCCAGGGGGGCTTTTGAGATAGCCATGAGGGCATTTGCCACTGAACGTTCTCCACCTGCATCCGAGGGGCTGCTAACCACATCTCCGCGTACCACCATGGTTGTTGAGCCACCACCATCCAGGTTAATTCCCTGATAGACGCCCCACTCCAGCATGTAGTCTGCCAGCTCGAAGAGGCTCATGCCTACGCTATAGCCGCCTTGTCGGCCATCTACAGTAAACAAATACACCACAGTACTATCTGCGTTAAATCCAACAGCAGTTCTGGGATGACGATCATGAGCGAAGCTTGAGCCCACAGCCTCAGCTTCCCATTCCACACTTTCGATTCCATCTCTAATTATTCGTGGTGTTCCACCGATCAACTCAGTTAGCACAGAGGTTGAGGGTGGCAGGTTCAGTCGGATTATAAGTGTGTCACCAACAAAATAGTGCTCATTGATATAATCGCGGGAAATACCATGACCGGAGAGAACTCCTCCCATACCCTGCGGTATGGCCATATTGCCATGGCCAGTTTCAAGAATACTGTCTTTGGCTGTGATCAGGGCCACAATGTCTTCATTCACCCCGACTGGATTTGCCAGATATTCTAATTCTAGCTCCACACCCCATTGGTTGGTGCCAGTATTCGAACCAGAGAATTTATTATATAGAACGAGTTGATCAGCATTCCGAACCTCATTAACCCCATGTATGGTTAGGCTCAGAGAATCTTGTTTGCTCACCTGCCCATTATAAGTCACAATACCTATATAGGGCTGCTTGTCCTCACTTAAGGCGAAGACTGAGCGGGGATAGGGTCGCTTTAGCAGGGTGCCTTTGGCTATCTGAGCTCCAATAGTTATACCGCCACTGGCATAAAAATCCCCATTGATGGCTCCAATGACGGTATGACCCGGGGTATTCATGCGGTTGGCCATGGATGAGGTTCGCTCATACCCCTCGATGGCGTTGAATGCCTTCACCGTTTCAAGGGTATTCATTGTATCATTAAGATCAATCTCAAGAATTTGAATATGCCAGGGACCACCTGGCAGATAGGCATGGTGGTGAATGATACCGGGACCAACGGGTCGGCTGGTGAGCTCTTGTGCTCCCAGTGTGGTAAAGGAAAGCGCGATAATCATCATCAATAAGGATGTTTTTTGCATGAGCTTATCTCCGTTTGGGTTGGGCCTGATATTTATTTGGCGTCATGATCTATCAAATTCCCATGCTCCCATGCCAGACAAAAAATGTATTTACATTTTTTTTGAGGGTGGAGGTGGGGTCCTGAAAATTTGAATTAATTCTCATTAAGTTTCCTCTAATGGCAAGAATATAACCTTGTAAAATTCTGGTTATAGCAGTTTGTTAATATTTTGCACAAATTGATATTTTTGATAAAACCAGATAACCTGCCACGCTCAATGTCCTTATGGGTATTAACTTTTCGCTCAAACAAACATGACAAATAATGTCATCAAAAGTCAATAATAATACCCATTTATGAAAAATATTTTATGTGTAAATACAGTATTTGTAACTACCGATTGTCACATTATATTCCTTACGCAATTACTGAGAAAAATGAATCTTTTAAGACAAATTCTATCATGAATTTCCGCTGTGTATTCTACACATCGCTCTTATTCGAATTCATCTCAGTGTCAGATTCATTCTGACTTTTGCCATCATTCTGATGAAAAGCCAAAGGCGTTAACAATAGCTGGAAAGGGTAAATGAATGGGACAACTATTAACATCCACTGAATCCTTAGACATTTCCATCTCAGAAGAGCTGGAAGCACAAGGAGTTAGCCGTCGAAACTTCCTGAAGTTTTGTACTGCCATTACTGCTGCAATGGGACTGCCTGCCTCCATGGTGGCAAGGGTTGCAGAAACCATTACAAGTCCAACCCGGACCCCTGTAATCTGGTTACACTTCCAGGAATGCACTGGATGCACCGAGTCACTCCTGAGAGCAACGCATCCCACCGTTGAAGAATTGGTATTGGATATGATCTCCCTGGACTATTCCGAGACACTTTGTGTCGCGGCTGGTCATCAGGTCGAGAAATCCCTGAATGATTCTGCTACGCTGAATGAAGGGAAATATATTCTGGTAGTGGAAGGCTCCATTCCAGTTAAAGAAAATGGTATCTATTGCAAGATAGCTGGTAGAACCGCTTTGGATATCTTGAATGACTATGGAAATAGGGCTGCGGCAGTTGTGGCGATTGGATCCTGTGCTTCCTGGGGAGGCGTTCAATCATCAAGCCCCAATCCAACTGGAGCTACCGGTGTACATGAAATTATTACAGAGAAACCGGTTATCAATTTGCCAGGTTGTCCTGCCAGTCCATATAATCTTCTCTCAACAGTTCTCTACTATCTCACACTGGGAAAACTACCTCAGCTTGACAGTAAGGGCAGACCAAAATTTGCTTACGGTCGCCTGATCCATGAACATTGTGAACGCCGTCCTCATTTTGATGCAGGTCGTTTTGCTCTGCAATTTGGCGATGATGGACATCGTGAAGGCTACTGTCTATACAAACTGGGATGCAAAGGTCCCGAAACCTTTAACAATTGTTCCTCCATTCTCTATGGTGATGTGGGCTCAGGTGCCTGGCCGGTTGGAACGGGTCATCCCTGTTTTGGCTGCTCTGAAGAAGGGGTCGGATTCACCAAGTATATCCATGAGCAGTCTGAAGTATTTACCGATACTCCACCTGCATCATATGCCCAAATCTCTGGTGACAAAGCAGGTGGCATCACTATCGGTGGTGCTGCAGTTGCAGGAGCCGTGGGTGGTGTCATTGTTGGTGCCAGTGCCATGGCTGCAAAAAAGATGAAGGCAGAAGAAACTGCTCCCGAATCAGACGCATAAGGAGTTTATGATGAACCTTGAACGACGAGATTTTTTAAAGGTTCTTTCAGCTGGCGCGTTGACTGTGGGTAATGTCACAAGTGTTTTTGCCGGTATCAGAAAGACTTTGTCGGCAGATGCTGTAGGTATCCTGTATGATGGTACCATCTGCATCGGTTGCAAAGCCTGTGAGGCAGCTTGTAAGCAGTATAATGATATGCCGCCTGAAAGTGCAAATTTAGAAAAAGCAAGGGGTGTAGAAGGAATCTGGGATGAATCCTACGATCTTTCAGAAAAGACCCTGAATAAAATCAAACTCTATGAGCATGGTGATGCCTCGACACGTAATAGTGAAGAGAATGGCTTTGCCTTTGTAAAAAAAGCCTGTATGCATTGTGTTGATCCTGATTGTGTGTCAGCCTGTCCAGTGACAGCCCTGACCAAAAACAGCACAACAGGTATTGTAGAGTATGACAAAGATGCCTGTATTGGATGTCGCTACTGCATGGTAGCCTGTCCATATAATGTACCGAAATTTGAATATGCTGAAGCCATTCCTGAGATCGTGAAATGTGAAATGTGCAACCACCGTCAAGCTGAAGGTGGTATGCCAGCCTGCTGTGAGTT from the Candidatus Neomarinimicrobiota bacterium genome contains:
- a CDS encoding chloramphenicol acetyltransferase, producing MYISQLQVNKIKEFRYRIVDNQVVDYAKISAGSTVLKTNEVFTFCYFDYLKSFKAFEAHVLEQIENCRQPESLLDDHDHNLAQVHYSVIPWVHFRGLSHPRNYGIGDSIPKIVFGKYVSDNGSTSMPISIEAHHALMDGFHMGQYFEGFQSCANLPENILEG
- a CDS encoding GNAT family N-acetyltransferase, yielding MEYNIIHHGTDAYEASLKLRHQILRKPIGMDLFDGSYDDLSQESRYYHFGAFDDSGELVSSVIGIPTATHEVRIKQMVVSEDHQNQGVGKRLFMAFEAYLLNLGFQIFVLHARMSAHGFYLNMGYAIVGNEFQEVGLPHYKMSKTFRPHPD
- a CDS encoding phosphodiester glycosidase family protein yields the protein MQKTSLLMMIIALSFTTLGAQELTSRPVGPGIIHHHAYLPGGPWHIQILEIDLNDTMNTLETVKAFNAIEGYERTSSMANRMNTPGHTVIGAINGDFYASGGITIGAQIAKGTLLKRPYPRSVFALSEDKQPYIGIVTYNGQVSKQDSLSLTIHGVNEVRNADQLVLYNKFSGSNTGTNQWGVELELEYLANPVGVNEDIVALITAKDSILETGHGNMAIPQGMGGVLSGHGISRDYINEHYFVGDTLIIRLNLPPSTSVLTELIGGTPRIIRDGIESVEWEAEAVGSSFAHDRHPRTAVGFNADSTVVYLFTVDGRQGGYSVGMSLFELADYMLEWGVYQGINLDGGGSTTMVVRGDVVSSPSDAGGERSVANALMAISKAPLGPLAYINLPWEETFTLVESQIQFHVTGTDSYYNPVTVDSDSILWFCDAQIGSISETGLFTASDTESSGLVIAQHGIINDTMLVHVTDIASLVLTPDPVVLEIGNIQLMSAEARDGFDNLIQVDYESYDWWVTPDIATISSDGAVFAQNAGSGSIEASYRGVSGSVPLLVGSSTSVILDNFNNTSNFTLSGAVINLSECSFVPDTDQFVSAPSSGKLNYSLVTGGTSVLYMNCNIPISGTPESVSIQVYGDNSAHWIRGEFKNANNEKFILNFTDAAPGINWDNEWQEITIMLTEAVPHWGNPNALLSFPITWTKIYLAETDDNNKNSGSLYFDDFRVNFISSEVKESRPINPKMFHLEDHFPNPFNASTSFRFSIQEAGILELRLYSLDGREVDSLKQDARPGSLILNWEANNLPSGVYVFKATLGNQELSGKCLLVK
- a CDS encoding hydrogenase small subunit encodes the protein MGQLLTSTESLDISISEELEAQGVSRRNFLKFCTAITAAMGLPASMVARVAETITSPTRTPVIWLHFQECTGCTESLLRATHPTVEELVLDMISLDYSETLCVAAGHQVEKSLNDSATLNEGKYILVVEGSIPVKENGIYCKIAGRTALDILNDYGNRAAAVVAIGSCASWGGVQSSSPNPTGATGVHEIITEKPVINLPGCPASPYNLLSTVLYYLTLGKLPQLDSKGRPKFAYGRLIHEHCERRPHFDAGRFALQFGDDGHREGYCLYKLGCKGPETFNNCSSILYGDVGSGAWPVGTGHPCFGCSEEGVGFTKYIHEQSEVFTDTPPASYAQISGDKAGGITIGGAAVAGAVGGVIVGASAMAAKKMKAEETAPESDA
- the hybA gene encoding hydrogenase 2 operon protein HybA — translated: MMNLERRDFLKVLSAGALTVGNVTSVFAGIRKTLSADAVGILYDGTICIGCKACEAACKQYNDMPPESANLEKARGVEGIWDESYDLSEKTLNKIKLYEHGDASTRNSEENGFAFVKKACMHCVDPDCVSACPVTALTKNSTTGIVEYDKDACIGCRYCMVACPYNVPKFEYAEAIPEIVKCEMCNHRQAEGGMPACCEFCPTGASLFGKVTDLLEEARKRIKLVAGSTYEYPMRSLDEGDVSPKTVAPYINYIYGEQEGGGTQYLLLSAIPFTKLGLPELSANSSASKSESIQHGVYKGMIAPIALLGGLLYGAYQTTKNSEG